From the Billgrantia sulfidoxydans genome, one window contains:
- a CDS encoding SDR family NAD(P)-dependent oxidoreductase, whose product MLDEWKGKRVLITGASRGIGAAVARQLGTLGASVAVHYHASADAAEAVAADIRSSGGEAVVVKGDVSRSAEARRVVDEAAEQLGGLDLLINNAGDMLGRVTLAEIDDAHYDRVMDLNARSVVMVSQAALPHFKRAGAGNIIHTSSIAARNGGGPGAGLYASAKGFVSTLTRNMAKELMEDRIRVNAVAPGVILTDFHARHSTEEQLAAVSASIPMGRTGAAEECVGAYVFLGTDRMSGYVTGQILEVNGGQLMP is encoded by the coding sequence ATGCTCGACGAGTGGAAAGGCAAGCGCGTTCTGATCACCGGAGCCAGTCGCGGCATCGGTGCCGCCGTGGCACGCCAGCTCGGGACGCTGGGGGCCAGCGTCGCTGTGCATTACCATGCCAGCGCCGACGCCGCCGAGGCGGTGGCGGCCGACATTCGCTCTTCCGGCGGCGAGGCCGTAGTCGTCAAGGGCGACGTCAGCCGTTCCGCCGAGGCCCGGCGGGTGGTCGACGAGGCCGCCGAGCAGCTGGGCGGACTGGACCTGCTGATCAACAACGCCGGCGACATGCTGGGGCGCGTCACCCTGGCGGAGATCGACGATGCGCACTACGACCGCGTGATGGATCTCAACGCGCGCTCGGTGGTGATGGTCTCCCAGGCGGCGCTGCCGCACTTCAAGCGTGCCGGCGCCGGCAACATCATCCATACCTCGTCGATCGCGGCGCGTAACGGCGGCGGGCCGGGGGCGGGGCTCTACGCCTCGGCAAAAGGCTTCGTCAGCACCCTGACCCGCAACATGGCCAAGGAGCTGATGGAGGACCGGATTCGCGTCAACGCCGTGGCGCCGGGCGTCATCCTCACCGATTTCCACGCGCGCCACTCCACCGAAGAGCAGCTGGCGGCGGTATCCGCCTCCATCCCCATGGGGCGCACGGGAGCCGCCGAGGAGTGCGTGGGCGCCTACGTGTTCCTGGGCACCGACCGCATGAGCGGCTACGTGACCGGGCAGATCCTCGAAGTCAACGGAGGCCAGTTGATGCCATGA